TTGTTGAGCCTGACTCTTGTGCAACACATCAGGGGAGCGGCGGGAAAGGACCAATCATGAGAAGATCTTCGAACCTTGCAATTGTCTACGTTTCGAGTACAATGAAGGTGGAAAGAGCAGAACATTATTCCACCTATGCGAAGGGAGGAGGATATGAGCACGATCGTCATTGCCGTTGATTTGGGACATTTCAAGGCATACAGAGTTACGAAGAATCCCTTCGGAAGCCCTGCAGTTGAACTGATCGAAAGTTATGATTCTCTTGAAGGACATGGTAAACTGGCAGAAAGGTTCTCTGATGATGCTGGAAGATTCGTGGGAGGGGGAGGAAAAGGTGAAGTTGCAAAGGGATACGGGGAACCTCACCATGTCGAATCTGAGATCGACAAACGACTGGTGAAGATGATCGCCATGGATATCAATGCCATCATACAAAAGGAGGATTGCGAAGACTGGTATTTGGCAGCCGGCGAAAAAATCAACAAGAAGATCATAGATAAATTAGAGCCGGCAGTAAAATCCAAGCTGAACAAGTGCATCTCTGTCGATCTCACAAGAATCCCAAAATCAGAAATCCTGAATTATTTTACATAGTACCTGTTTGCATTGACATTCTGGCTTGTCCGGTATCCCCTTCATCCCCCTTGATAAAGGGGTGAAGGATTCTCGACGCACTTCGCTTGTCCTCACTCTGGCAGATTCGCGAGGAGAACTCGACTGACAGGATGTGGGCGACTTCAACGTTGCCGTGGGCACTCAATACACCCAATTTCTCGTCGA
The DNA window shown above is from Thermodesulfovibrionales bacterium and carries:
- a CDS encoding host attachment protein; translation: MSTIVIAVDLGHFKAYRVTKNPFGSPAVELIESYDSLEGHGKLAERFSDDAGRFVGGGGKGEVAKGYGEPHHVESEIDKRLVKMIAMDINAIIQKEDCEDWYLAAGEKINKKIIDKLEPAVKSKLNKCISVDLTRIPKSEILNYFT